In Drosophila simulans strain w501 chromosome 3R, Prin_Dsim_3.1, whole genome shotgun sequence, a single window of DNA contains:
- the LOC6730111 gene encoding uncharacterized protein LOC6730111, whose translation MAKINLLRHLFLALMLYSAATAKEHLRIRRQAAESVTVAAPNASKVIASEEIEDKTEWPGAKEAATEINRTERPAENVETRNSGFDLPAASDSSSSLGSEEDSIYYDNAPVDCNPELVGFEIVTGYVFSAPEKLMDSQPGTLMLTDCLDTCRKNKTCQSVNYETGLCVLFSAHADQLPGALTKSQFPVFTIYAQKSCLAVKPCSRAWYVDRVQNYKLKTEVKRTVSVASRRECFELCLGENDFTCRSANYDRTSGACELSELDRLTLAGSQAFQVNEGSDYLENHCVDEPNKLCEFKRLPGRILKTVDSVYQEVSSIDECRELCLNSPYRCHSYDYNDTGDMVCRLSHHSRATLADVQEPFLEVPEASTYELTSCYNVTIECGGGDMLARIRTSKLFNGKVYAKGSPKSCSVDVKSALDFELRMNYHDLECNVRQSTAGRYVNDIIIQHHDMIVTSSDLGLALACQYDLTNKSVSNGVDLDVRGDIMPALSEEVIVESPNVIMRITSRDGSDMMRSAEVGDPLALKFEIVDEQSPYEIFIRELVAMDGVDNSEITLIDSNGCPTDHFIMGPIYKGSVSGKMLLSNFDAFKFPSSEVVQFRALVTPCMPSCEPVQCEQEDTSGEFRSLLSYGRKRRSLNTTDDHPRPRRDIDTSKKSAPSDMLLVQSIQITDKFGFKQDKQESGDFYDGNETTFTANEEGHGFCVNAIGLITAATIFLLTQLAVIAIWTYCYQRRQKLQPYQHSY comes from the exons ATGGCCAAGATAAACCTACTGCGACACCTCTTCCTGGCCCTAATGCTGTACAGTGCGGCCACGGCCAAGGAGCACCTGCGAATCCGACGACAGGCCGCGGAATCGGTGACTGTCGCAGCTCCGAATGCCAGTAAGGTGATTGCCTCCGAGGAGATTGAAGACAAGACGGAGTGGCCCGGCGCCAAGGAAGCCGCCACCGAAATCAATAGGACTGAGAGGCCCGCGGAAAACGTGGAGACCCGCAACTCGGGCTTCGACTTGCCGGCCGCCTCGGATTCGTCCAGCTCGCTGGGCTCCGAGGAGGACAGCATCTACTACGACAATGCTCCCGTGGACTGCAATCCCGAGCTGGTGGGCTTTGAGATTGTGACAGG ATACGTGTTCTCGGCGCCCGAGAAGCTGATGGACTCGCAGCCGGGCACGCTAATGCTCACTGATTGCTTGGACACCTGTAGGAAGAACAAAACCTGCCAGTCAGTGAACTACGAGACCGGGCTTTGCGTGCTCTTCTCGGCACATGCTGATCAATTACCGG GTGCCCTGACAAAGTCGCAGTTCCCCGTATTCACTATCTATGCCCAAAAATCATGCCTGGCCGTGAAGCCCTGCTCCCGAGCCTGGTACGTCGATCGTGTTCAGAACTACAAGCTCAAGACGGAAGTTAAGCGTACCGTGTCGGTGGCGTCAAGACGCGAGTGCTTTGAACTCTGCCTCGGCGAGAACGACTTCACATGCAG ATCTGCCAACTACGATCGCACCTCGGGAGCTTGCGAGCTGAGCGAGCTGGATCGCCTGACTCTGGCCGGCTCCCAGGCCTTCCAGGTGAACGAAGGGTCGGATTACCTTGAAAATCACTGTGTCGATGAACCCAACAAGCTCTGCGAATTCAAACGTCTACCTGGTCGCATACTGAAGACGGTGGACTCGGTTTACCAAGAAGTCAGCAGCATTGACGAGTGCCGGGAACTGTGCCTCAACTCGCCATATAG GTGCCACTCGTACGACTACAACGACACGGGTGACATGGTGTGCAGATTATCCCATCACAGTCGTGCCACCTTGGCGGATGTGCAGGAGCCCTTCCTGGAGGTGCCCGAGGCGTCGACCTATGAACTGACTTCCTGCTACAATGTGACCATCGAGTGCGGCGGCGGGGACATGCTGGCACGCATCCGCACCTCCAAGCTCTTCAACGGCAAGGTGTACGCCAAGGGATCGCCCAAGTCCTGCTCGGTGGACGTGAAGAGCGCGCTGGACTTCGAGCTGCGCATGAACTACCACGATCTGGAGTGCAATGTGCGCCAGAGCACCGCCGGGCGCTATGTGAACGATATAATTATCCAGCACCACGACATGATTGTGACATCCTCCGATCTGGGCCTGGCCTTGGCCTGTCAGTACGACCTGACCAACAAGTCGGTGAGCAATGGCGTCGACCTGGATGTGCGCGGCGACATCATGCCGGCCCTGTCCGAGGAGGTAATTGTGGAGTCGCCCAACGTCATCATGCGGATTACCTCGCGCGACGGCTCGGACATGATGCGCTCCGCCGAGGTGGGCGACCCGCTGGCCCTCAAGTTCGAGATCGTCGACGAGCAGAGCCCCTACGAGATCTTCATTCGGGAGCTGGTGGCCATGGATGGCGTGGACAACTCGGAAATTACCTTAATCGATTCGAATGGCTGCCCGACCGACCACTTCATAATGGGTCCCATTTACAAGGGATCGGTTTCCGGCAAGATGCTGCTCTCCAACTTCGACGCCTTCAAGTTCCCCTCCAGCGAGGTGGTCCAGTTCCGCGCCTTGGTCACGCCCTGCATGCCCAGCTGCGAGCCCGTCCAGTGCGAGCAGGAGGACACCAGCGGCGAGTTCAGGTCCTTGTTGTCCTACGGCCGGAAACGCAGATCGCTCAACACCACAG ATGATCATCCAAGACCACGTCGCGACATCGACACTTCAAAGAAGTCCGCCCCCAGCGACATGCTGCTGGTTCAGTCCATTCAGATTACGGATAAGTTCGGATTCAAGCAAGATAAGCAGGAAAGCGGAGACTTTTACGACGGCAACGAGACCACATTCACTGCCAACGAGGAGGGTCACGGATTCTGCGTTAACGCCATTG GTCTTATCACGGCTGCCACCATTTTCCTGCTGACCCAGCTGGCCGTGATCGCGATCTGGACGTACTGCTACCAACGCCGCCAGAAGCTGCAGCCGTACCAGCACTCCTACTAA